CGTGTGGGACTTGTAGGGCTCGGCAAATTTGCCGCTCAGGAAGTTCATCTTGGGCGAGCCAATGAAGCCTGCCACGAACAGGTTGGCCGGCTTTTCATAGAGCTCAAGCGGTGTGCCCACCTGCTCCACCAGGCCGTCGCGCAGCACGCAGATGCGGTCGGCCAGCGTCATGGCTTCCACCTGATCGTGGGTTACATAGATCATGGTGGCCTTGCCCATCGCGTGATGCAGCTTGGCAATTTCGAGGCGGGTGGCCACGCGCAATGAAGCGTCAAGGTTGGACAGCGGCTCGTCGAACAGGAACACCTTGGGATCGCGCACAATGGCGCGGCCGATGGCCACGCGCTGGCGCTGGCCGCCAGAGAGTTGCTTGGGCAAGCGATCCAGATACTGGCTGATCTGCAGCATTTCTGCTGCCTTGGTCACGCGGGTCTTGATGTCGTCCGTGCCGGCCTTGGCCAGTTTCAGGCCGAAGGCCATGTTGTCGTAAACCGTCATGTGCGGGTACAGCGCATAGGACTGGAACACCATGGCGATGCCACGCTGCGACGGGGCCAGTGAGTTGACCACCTTGCCGTCGAACGACAGAGTGCCGGAGGTAATGTCTTCCAGGCCGGCGATCAGGCGCAGCAAGGTGGATTTGCCGCAGCCCGAGGGGCCGACGAAAACCATGAATTCGCCCTGCTTGATGTCGAGATCGACACCCTTGATGACATTGATCGCACCGAAGGACTTCTTGACGTTCTTGAGCTGGATATTTGCCATGATTTACCCCTTGACCCCACCGGCGGTGAGACCGGAAACAATTTTTCGTTGGAAGATGAGAACGAGTACGACGAGTGGAATAGTGACGATCACTGATGCCGCCATGATCAGGCCCCACGGGATTTCGTGATCGGTGGAGCCAGAGAGAAGCGCAATGCCGACCGGCACGGTGCGGGCCGCATTGTTGGACGCTGTGAAAGTGAGCGCGAAGAGATATTCATTCCATGCCGAGATGAAGGCGAGCAGGCCCGTCGTAACCAAGGCCGGCCACATCAGTGGCATGAAAATCTTGGTGATGATGACCCAGGGCGATGCGCCGTCGACGATGGCCGCCTCCTCCAGCTCGATCGGCAGGTCACGCATGAAGGTGGTGAGCACCCAGACGGTGAAGGGCAGCGTGAAGATCATATAAGAGAAGATCAGCGACCAGTCGGTGTTGTAGATGCCCATGGACTGGATCACCTGAAAAAGTCCGGCTAGAACCGCAACCTGCGGAAACATGGACACGGCCAGAATGGTCATCAGAAGGAGCCCCCGGCCCTTGAATTTCACCCGGCTGAGCGAATAGGCCGCCGTGACCGCCAGGAACAAGGCCAGGATGACGGTGATCGAGGCGACCCACAGCGAGTTCCACAGATTCTGCAGGAACGTGCCGTTGCCGCCGAACAGAACCTGTTGATAATTCTCCAGCGAGAAGCTGGTGGGCAGATAGGTGATCTCGAACAAGGCAGCGCCAGATTTGAAGCTGGTGATGATCGCGTAATAGAAGGGGAACACCGCCTGCACGATGATGAAGGCGACGAAGGCGTAAAAAGCTGCAGTTTTATACCATGCGGTTTTCATCAGTTGCCTCCGGCGAGATTGACGCGGCCCAGTTTGACATAGAGCGTCACCA
This genomic interval from Aestuariivirga litoralis contains the following:
- a CDS encoding ABC transporter ATP-binding protein → MANIQLKNVKKSFGAINVIKGVDLDIKQGEFMVFVGPSGCGKSTLLRLIAGLEDITSGTLSFDGKVVNSLAPSQRGIAMVFQSYALYPHMTVYDNMAFGLKLAKAGTDDIKTRVTKAAEMLQISQYLDRLPKQLSGGQRQRVAIGRAIVRDPKVFLFDEPLSNLDASLRVATRLEIAKLHHAMGKATMIYVTHDQVEAMTLADRICVLRDGLVEQVGTPLELYEKPANLFVAGFIGSPKMNFLSGKFAEPYKSHTIGVRSEHLEFVKSGGWTGKVIHSEKMGSDTYVFVELGGAEPVIVRETGTSKHDVDDKVQIGPMKGYVHRFNEAGKTL
- a CDS encoding carbohydrate ABC transporter permease → MKTAWYKTAAFYAFVAFIIVQAVFPFYYAIITSFKSGAALFEITYLPTSFSLENYQQVLFGGNGTFLQNLWNSLWVASITVILALFLAVTAAYSLSRVKFKGRGLLLMTILAVSMFPQVAVLAGLFQVIQSMGIYNTDWSLIFSYMIFTLPFTVWVLTTFMRDLPIELEEAAIVDGASPWVIITKIFMPLMWPALVTTGLLAFISAWNEYLFALTFTASNNAARTVPVGIALLSGSTDHEIPWGLIMAASVIVTIPLVVLVLIFQRKIVSGLTAGGVKG